In the Mytilus galloprovincialis chromosome 10, xbMytGall1.hap1.1, whole genome shotgun sequence genome, one interval contains:
- the LOC143047895 gene encoding uncharacterized protein LOC143047895 isoform X4, translated as MAQRILIILVILSVLFILSEGHWWRRHRKRPHRHCPSRDDEDHVCCDWEIKTYQQTIEYCRKCQVTPTDSSDICYYRKRYSYKIKQGCIDRVKYNVTESTCTPKCCDGWTRDEYGQCSIKADANTQEIVCENGGSPAGDYCSCPNGFSGTHCESAVCTPHCLNNGICSGRDGEAVCVCPDGRYTGKQCETPVCNPACQNGGSCIDGIYRPMCSCPPGYEGESCEKEVKDGDCPAASGVGICAEMCKTDSGCPNKQKCCINGCGAHECTAPAATTCTYQSEHYPIGHRRQQDSCTTCLCKDPNSKQQWECVSISCPRLPCYRTKMIPNLCCPVCDDMPTTITTTPVPTSTTPTLKPTTTLSSTCMENGTRYPMGATINRNNYCERCTCMYTASANGELYDTTSWQCMVTDCFWDSSCANYTNIPGRCCPICTDYLSTTTMRPPTTKKPAASCYRNGTNFVIGSEIRGNNGCDKCICGYYGKDLLPTWTCSPAVQCLWFPSNCTNITTVGCCPTCADVPSTKAPSTTTSPPRNTCTKEGIEYPEGSEVGTDSCNPCICIKIGEQNPEWTCRIVDCPQITCLSQKYIPGQCCPVCDDKPPDECGPICKMFCENGFQTDERGCPICTCKTTTTPPAPTKVSQSCIYNGEVYPLGHNIWKTDCMMCTCFSRNRQKPNWSCMINDCQQPKCSNPVKISGQCCPVCPATSTPAPTTPKSSTCSFNGIQYQHMSTIKQTDCKTCVCQYQYGGYLDWSCRTEACVYCANPKMIPGQCCPVCDDTTPPPTTVRPTLPPNTGPSFKHCPSGTLIINTHREKFIDIRRSVNLTVVDNSGKTYKIQYSKEIIEAVPCSCGKNIHIITAQSHPPDQYGRFASCHITVHVVDNHPPMYSTCPSEISAFEDEIISWDKPEASDNVGIKKENFISDYENNSKFPEGSHLLMYVAVDHEGNVAACRFLVAVYKRGSSDPTMPNQLKRDDEENKKDMIILPVIGVLAVLILIIAIILTAMCCRRLKKKENAHQNGNEQNAYDNAIYSTATPPRTPPPSYGKTGGMKLPPKYVLGDEKPPLYEEMDVKVFMKKGVQNPVYDSSDELEVRNIKLRMRDEADA; from the exons ATGGCGCAAAGAATTCTTATAATTCTGGTGATTTTGTCggttttatttatattatcagAAGGTCATTGGTGGAGGAGACATCGCAAACGACC acacAGACACTGTCCCTCACGTGATGATGAAGATCATGTGTGTTGTGATTGGGAGATAAAAACATATCAACAGACAATTGAGTACTGCAGGAAATGTCAAGTTACACCTACTGACTCCTCTGATATATGTTACTACAGAAAAAGATACAG ctATAAGATTAAACAAGGCTGTATTGATCGTGTTAAGTATAATGTGACGGAGTCAACATGTACACCAAAATGTTGTGACGGATGGACACGTGACGAATATGGCCAATGTTCCATCA AAGCAGATGCCAATACCCAAGAAATTGTCTGTGAAAATGGCGGGTCTCCCGCAGGAGACTATTGTTCCTGTCCGAACGGATTTTCCGGGACACATTGTGAATCTG CTGTTTGCACGCCTCATTGTTTAAATAATGGAATTTGTTCTGGCAGAGACGGAGAAGCTGTGTGTGTTTGTCCCGATGGAAGATATACCGGGAAACAGTGTGAAACAC CTGTGTGTAATCCTGCGTGCCAAAATGGCGGAAGCTGCATTGATGGAATATATAGACCAATGTGTTCTTGTCCACCTGGCTATGAAGGAGAGTCGTGTGAGAAAG AAGTCAAAGATGGTGATTGTCCTGCAGCATCAGGTGTAGGAATTTGTGCTGAAATGTGTAAAACCGATTCTGGATGTCCAAACAAGCAGAAATGTTGTATAAACGGATGTGGTGCTCACGAATGCACGGCACCAGCGGCTACAACATGCACTTATCAAAGTGAACATTATCCAATCGGACACCGCCGCCAACAAGATTCCTGCACAACCTGTCTATGTAAAGATCCTAATAGTAAACAACAGTGGGAATGTGTTTCTATTAGTTGTCCCAGACTTCCATGCTACAGAACAAAGATGATTCCTAATTTGTGTTGTCCGGTATGCGACG ATATGCCAACCACAATAACAACAACGCCCGTACCAACCTCAACTACACCAACACTAAAGCCGACCACAACCTTGTCTTCCACGTGTATGGAGAATGGAACACGTTACCCAATGGGTGCtactataaatagaaataattacTGTGAACGTTGCACATGCATGTATACTGCATCTGCCAATGGTGAATTGTATGATACTACAAGCTGGCAGTGCATGGTGACAGATTGTTTCTGGGATTCATCATGCGCCAATTATACAAATATTCCTGGTCGATGCTGTCCTATCTGCACCG ATTACTTATCCACTACAACCATGAGACCGCCTACAACCAAAAAGCCTGCTGCTTCCTGTTATAGAAATGGAACGAATTTTGTGATCGGCTCTGAAATCCGAGGAAACAATGGTTGTGACAAATGCATTTGTGGTTATTATGGGAAAGATTTGTTACCAACATGGACCTGTTCACCGGCAGTCCAATGTCTTTGGTTTCCATCAAACTGCACAAATATTACGACTGTGGGATGCTGTCCAACTTGTGCTG ATGTTCCTTCAACAAAGGCCCCATCAACAACCACTAGTCCTCCACGTAACACTTGTACAAAGGAAGGAATTGAATATCCAGAAGGGTCTGAGGTCGGCACAGATAGCTGCAACCCttgtatttgtattaaaattgGAGAACAAAATCCGGAATGGACATGTAGAATTGTTGATTGTCCTCAAATTACATGTTTATCACAGAAGTATATTCCCGGGCAGTGCTGTCCTGTTTGTGATG ATAAACCACCAGATGAATGTGGACCcatttgtaaaatgttttgtgaAAATGGATTTCAAACTGATGAGAGGGGTTGTCCAATATGTACATGCAAAA CAACTACCACACCTCCAGCTCCCACGAAAGTCAGTCAAAGCTGTATATATAACGGAGAAGTTTACCCCTTGGGTCACAATATCTGGAAAACAGACTGCATGATGTGTACCTGTTTTTCGAGGAACAGACAAAAACCAAACTGGAGTTGCATGATTAACGATTGTCAACAGCCGAAATGCAGCAATCCAGTCAAAATCTCGGGTCAATGCTGTCCTGTTTGCCCTG cAACATCCACACCAGCCCCAACTACACCTAAATCATCAACATGCTCCTTCAATGGTATACAATACCAGCACATGAGCACCATTAAACAAACAGATTGTAAAACATGCGTATGCCAATACCAGTATGGAGGATATTTAGATTGGTCATGTCGTACAGAAGCCTGTGTGTACTGTGCAAATCCCAAAATGATTCCAGGACAGTGTTGTCCAGTGTGTGATG acACAACACCTCCACCAACGACTGTTCGACCTACTCTTCCTCCAAATACTG gacCATCGTTCAAACATTGTCCAAGTGGTACACTGATTATCAATACCCACAGAGAAAAGTTTATTGACATTCGTAGATCTGTGAACCTGACTGTGGTTGACAATTCTGGAAAAACATACAAGATTCAATACTCCAAGGAAATTATCGAGGCTGTTCCTTGCTCTTGCGGCAAAAACATTCATATTATTACAGCCCAGTCTCATCCCCCAGATCAGTATGGACGGTTTGCATCATGTCACATTACAGTTCATGTTGTCG ACAATCATCCACCAATGTACAGCACATGTCCATCAGAAATATCTGCATTTGAGGACGAAATTATTAGCTGGGACAAACCAGAAGCTTCAGACAACGTtggcataaaaaaagaaaattttatttctGATTATGAAAACAATAGCAAATTTCCAGAAGGCTCACATCTGCTCATGTATGTTGCTGTTGATCACGAGGGTAATGTCGCGGCCTGTCGTTTCCTCGTAGCTGTCTATAAGAGAG gaTCATCCGATCCGACTATGCCTAATCAATTGAAGAGAGACGATGAAGAAAATAAGAAAGATATGATTATAT TGCCCGTGATTGGTGTATTGGCAGTATTGATTCTTATCATAGCAATTATTCTAACAGCAATGTGCTGTCGTCGGCTGAAGAAAAAAGAGAATGCCCATCAAAATGGAAATGAACAAAATGCTTATGACAATGCTATCTACTCAACTGCAACTCCACCCAGAACTCCTCCTCCATCTTACGGTAAAACCGGTGGAATGAAACTTCCACCAAAGTACGTTTTGGGAGATGAAAAACCACCTCTGTATGAAGAAATGGATGTCAAGGTCTTCATGAAGAAGGGTGTACAGAATCCTGTCTACGACTCTTCAGATGAACTTGAAGTTAGGAACATAAAACTGAGAATGAGAGACGAGGCAGATGCTTAA
- the LOC143047895 gene encoding uncharacterized protein LOC143047895 isoform X12 encodes MAQRILIILVILSVLFILSEGHWWRRHRKRPHRHCPSRDDEDHVCCDWEIKTYQQTIEYCRKCQVTPTDSSDICYYRKRYSYKIKQGCIDRVKYNVTESTCTPKCCDGWTRDEYGQCSIKADANTQEIVCENGGSPAGDYCSCPNGFSGTHCESAVCTPHCLNNGICSGRDGEAVCVCPDGRYTGKQCETPVCNPACQNGGSCIDGIYRPMCSCPPGYEGESCEKEVKDGDCPAASGVGICAEMCKTDSGCPNKQKCCINGCGAHECTAPAATTCTYQSEHYPIGHRRQQDSCTTCLCKDPNSKQQWECVSISCPRLPCYRTKMIPNLCCPVCDDMPTTITTTPVPTSTTPTLKPTTTLSSTCMENGTRYPMGATINRNNYCERCTCMYTASANGELYDTTSWQCMVTDCFWDSSCANYTNIPGRCCPICTDYLSTTTMRPPTTKKPAASCYRNGTNFVIGSEIRGNNGCDKCICGYYGKDLLPTWTCSPAVQCLWFPSNCTNITTVGCCPTCADVPSTKAPSTTTSPPRNTCTKEGIEYPEGSEVGTDSCNPCICIKIGEQNPEWTCRIVDCPQITCLSQKYIPGQCCPVCDDKPPDECGPICKMFCENGFQTDERGCPICTCKNKPPDECGPICKMFCENGFQTDERGCPICTCKNTTPPPTTVRPTLPPNTGPSFKHCPSGTLIINTHREKFIDIRRSVNLTVVDNSGKTYKIQYSKEIIEAVPCSCGKNIHIITAQSHPPDQYGRFASCHITVHVVDNHPPMYSTCPSEISAFEDEIISWDKPEASDNVGIKKENFISDYENNSKFPEGSHLLMYVAVDHEGNVAACRFLVAVYKRGSSDPTMPNQLKRDDEENKKDMIILPVIGVLAVLILIIAIILTAMCCRRLKKKENAHQNGNEQNAYDNAIYSTATPPRTPPPSYGKTGGMKLPPKYVLGDEKPPLYEEMDVKVFMKKGVQNPVYDSSDELEVRNIKLRMRDEADA; translated from the exons ATGGCGCAAAGAATTCTTATAATTCTGGTGATTTTGTCggttttatttatattatcagAAGGTCATTGGTGGAGGAGACATCGCAAACGACC acacAGACACTGTCCCTCACGTGATGATGAAGATCATGTGTGTTGTGATTGGGAGATAAAAACATATCAACAGACAATTGAGTACTGCAGGAAATGTCAAGTTACACCTACTGACTCCTCTGATATATGTTACTACAGAAAAAGATACAG ctATAAGATTAAACAAGGCTGTATTGATCGTGTTAAGTATAATGTGACGGAGTCAACATGTACACCAAAATGTTGTGACGGATGGACACGTGACGAATATGGCCAATGTTCCATCA AAGCAGATGCCAATACCCAAGAAATTGTCTGTGAAAATGGCGGGTCTCCCGCAGGAGACTATTGTTCCTGTCCGAACGGATTTTCCGGGACACATTGTGAATCTG CTGTTTGCACGCCTCATTGTTTAAATAATGGAATTTGTTCTGGCAGAGACGGAGAAGCTGTGTGTGTTTGTCCCGATGGAAGATATACCGGGAAACAGTGTGAAACAC CTGTGTGTAATCCTGCGTGCCAAAATGGCGGAAGCTGCATTGATGGAATATATAGACCAATGTGTTCTTGTCCACCTGGCTATGAAGGAGAGTCGTGTGAGAAAG AAGTCAAAGATGGTGATTGTCCTGCAGCATCAGGTGTAGGAATTTGTGCTGAAATGTGTAAAACCGATTCTGGATGTCCAAACAAGCAGAAATGTTGTATAAACGGATGTGGTGCTCACGAATGCACGGCACCAGCGGCTACAACATGCACTTATCAAAGTGAACATTATCCAATCGGACACCGCCGCCAACAAGATTCCTGCACAACCTGTCTATGTAAAGATCCTAATAGTAAACAACAGTGGGAATGTGTTTCTATTAGTTGTCCCAGACTTCCATGCTACAGAACAAAGATGATTCCTAATTTGTGTTGTCCGGTATGCGACG ATATGCCAACCACAATAACAACAACGCCCGTACCAACCTCAACTACACCAACACTAAAGCCGACCACAACCTTGTCTTCCACGTGTATGGAGAATGGAACACGTTACCCAATGGGTGCtactataaatagaaataattacTGTGAACGTTGCACATGCATGTATACTGCATCTGCCAATGGTGAATTGTATGATACTACAAGCTGGCAGTGCATGGTGACAGATTGTTTCTGGGATTCATCATGCGCCAATTATACAAATATTCCTGGTCGATGCTGTCCTATCTGCACCG ATTACTTATCCACTACAACCATGAGACCGCCTACAACCAAAAAGCCTGCTGCTTCCTGTTATAGAAATGGAACGAATTTTGTGATCGGCTCTGAAATCCGAGGAAACAATGGTTGTGACAAATGCATTTGTGGTTATTATGGGAAAGATTTGTTACCAACATGGACCTGTTCACCGGCAGTCCAATGTCTTTGGTTTCCATCAAACTGCACAAATATTACGACTGTGGGATGCTGTCCAACTTGTGCTG ATGTTCCTTCAACAAAGGCCCCATCAACAACCACTAGTCCTCCACGTAACACTTGTACAAAGGAAGGAATTGAATATCCAGAAGGGTCTGAGGTCGGCACAGATAGCTGCAACCCttgtatttgtattaaaattgGAGAACAAAATCCGGAATGGACATGTAGAATTGTTGATTGTCCTCAAATTACATGTTTATCACAGAAGTATATTCCCGGGCAGTGCTGTCCTGTTTGTGATG ataaaccacCAGATGAATGTGGACCcatttgtaaaatgttttgtgaAAATGGATTTCAAACTGATGAGAGGGGTTGTCCAATATGTACATGCAAAA ATAAACCACCAGATGAATGTGGACCcatttgtaaaatgttttgtgaAAATGGATTTCAAACTGATGAGAGGGGTTGTCCAATATGTACATGCAAAA acACAACACCTCCACCAACGACTGTTCGACCTACTCTTCCTCCAAATACTG gacCATCGTTCAAACATTGTCCAAGTGGTACACTGATTATCAATACCCACAGAGAAAAGTTTATTGACATTCGTAGATCTGTGAACCTGACTGTGGTTGACAATTCTGGAAAAACATACAAGATTCAATACTCCAAGGAAATTATCGAGGCTGTTCCTTGCTCTTGCGGCAAAAACATTCATATTATTACAGCCCAGTCTCATCCCCCAGATCAGTATGGACGGTTTGCATCATGTCACATTACAGTTCATGTTGTCG ACAATCATCCACCAATGTACAGCACATGTCCATCAGAAATATCTGCATTTGAGGACGAAATTATTAGCTGGGACAAACCAGAAGCTTCAGACAACGTtggcataaaaaaagaaaattttatttctGATTATGAAAACAATAGCAAATTTCCAGAAGGCTCACATCTGCTCATGTATGTTGCTGTTGATCACGAGGGTAATGTCGCGGCCTGTCGTTTCCTCGTAGCTGTCTATAAGAGAG gaTCATCCGATCCGACTATGCCTAATCAATTGAAGAGAGACGATGAAGAAAATAAGAAAGATATGATTATAT TGCCCGTGATTGGTGTATTGGCAGTATTGATTCTTATCATAGCAATTATTCTAACAGCAATGTGCTGTCGTCGGCTGAAGAAAAAAGAGAATGCCCATCAAAATGGAAATGAACAAAATGCTTATGACAATGCTATCTACTCAACTGCAACTCCACCCAGAACTCCTCCTCCATCTTACGGTAAAACCGGTGGAATGAAACTTCCACCAAAGTACGTTTTGGGAGATGAAAAACCACCTCTGTATGAAGAAATGGATGTCAAGGTCTTCATGAAGAAGGGTGTACAGAATCCTGTCTACGACTCTTCAGATGAACTTGAAGTTAGGAACATAAAACTGAGAATGAGAGACGAGGCAGATGCTTAA
- the LOC143047895 gene encoding uncharacterized protein LOC143047895 isoform X7 gives MAQRILIILVILSVLFILSEGHWWRRHRKRPHRHCPSRDDEDHVCCDWEIKTYQQTIEYCRKCQVTPTDSSDICYYRKRYSYKIKQGCIDRVKYNVTESTCTPKCCDGWTRDEYGQCSIKADANTQEIVCENGGSPAGDYCSCPNGFSGTHCESAVCTPHCLNNGICSGRDGEAVCVCPDGRYTGKQCETPVCNPACQNGGSCIDGIYRPMCSCPPGYEGESCEKEVKDGDCPAASGVGICAEMCKTDSGCPNKQKCCINGCGAHECTAPAATTCTYQSEHYPIGHRRQQDSCTTCLCKDPNSKQQWECVSISCPRLPCYRTKMIPNLCCPVCDDMPTTITTTPVPTSTTPTLKPTTTLSSTCMENGTRYPMGATINRNNYCERCTCMYTASANGELYDTTSWQCMVTDCFWDSSCANYTNIPGRCCPICTDYLSTTTMRPPTTKKPAASCYRNGTNFVIGSEIRGNNGCDKCICGYYGKDLLPTWTCSPAVQCLWFPSNCTNITTVGCCPTCADVPSTKAPSTTTSPPRNTCTKEGIEYPEGSEVGTDSCNPCICIKIGEQNPEWTCRIVDCPQITCLSQKYIPGQCCPVCDDKPPDECGPICKMFCENGFQTDERGCPICTCKNKPPDECGPICKMFCENGFQTDERGCPICTCKTTSTPAPTTPKSSTCSFNGIQYQHMSTIKQTDCKTCVCQYQYGGYLDWSCRTEACVYCANPKMIPGQCCPVCDDTTPPPTTVRPTLPPNTGPSFKHCPSGTLIINTHREKFIDIRRSVNLTVVDNSGKTYKIQYSKEIIEAVPCSCGKNIHIITAQSHPPDQYGRFASCHITVHVVDNHPPMYSTCPSEISAFEDEIISWDKPEASDNVGIKKENFISDYENNSKFPEGSHLLMYVAVDHEGNVAACRFLVAVYKRGSSDPTMPNQLKRDDEENKKDMIILPVIGVLAVLILIIAIILTAMCCRRLKKKENAHQNGNEQNAYDNAIYSTATPPRTPPPSYGKTGGMKLPPKYVLGDEKPPLYEEMDVKVFMKKGVQNPVYDSSDELEVRNIKLRMRDEADA, from the exons ATGGCGCAAAGAATTCTTATAATTCTGGTGATTTTGTCggttttatttatattatcagAAGGTCATTGGTGGAGGAGACATCGCAAACGACC acacAGACACTGTCCCTCACGTGATGATGAAGATCATGTGTGTTGTGATTGGGAGATAAAAACATATCAACAGACAATTGAGTACTGCAGGAAATGTCAAGTTACACCTACTGACTCCTCTGATATATGTTACTACAGAAAAAGATACAG ctATAAGATTAAACAAGGCTGTATTGATCGTGTTAAGTATAATGTGACGGAGTCAACATGTACACCAAAATGTTGTGACGGATGGACACGTGACGAATATGGCCAATGTTCCATCA AAGCAGATGCCAATACCCAAGAAATTGTCTGTGAAAATGGCGGGTCTCCCGCAGGAGACTATTGTTCCTGTCCGAACGGATTTTCCGGGACACATTGTGAATCTG CTGTTTGCACGCCTCATTGTTTAAATAATGGAATTTGTTCTGGCAGAGACGGAGAAGCTGTGTGTGTTTGTCCCGATGGAAGATATACCGGGAAACAGTGTGAAACAC CTGTGTGTAATCCTGCGTGCCAAAATGGCGGAAGCTGCATTGATGGAATATATAGACCAATGTGTTCTTGTCCACCTGGCTATGAAGGAGAGTCGTGTGAGAAAG AAGTCAAAGATGGTGATTGTCCTGCAGCATCAGGTGTAGGAATTTGTGCTGAAATGTGTAAAACCGATTCTGGATGTCCAAACAAGCAGAAATGTTGTATAAACGGATGTGGTGCTCACGAATGCACGGCACCAGCGGCTACAACATGCACTTATCAAAGTGAACATTATCCAATCGGACACCGCCGCCAACAAGATTCCTGCACAACCTGTCTATGTAAAGATCCTAATAGTAAACAACAGTGGGAATGTGTTTCTATTAGTTGTCCCAGACTTCCATGCTACAGAACAAAGATGATTCCTAATTTGTGTTGTCCGGTATGCGACG ATATGCCAACCACAATAACAACAACGCCCGTACCAACCTCAACTACACCAACACTAAAGCCGACCACAACCTTGTCTTCCACGTGTATGGAGAATGGAACACGTTACCCAATGGGTGCtactataaatagaaataattacTGTGAACGTTGCACATGCATGTATACTGCATCTGCCAATGGTGAATTGTATGATACTACAAGCTGGCAGTGCATGGTGACAGATTGTTTCTGGGATTCATCATGCGCCAATTATACAAATATTCCTGGTCGATGCTGTCCTATCTGCACCG ATTACTTATCCACTACAACCATGAGACCGCCTACAACCAAAAAGCCTGCTGCTTCCTGTTATAGAAATGGAACGAATTTTGTGATCGGCTCTGAAATCCGAGGAAACAATGGTTGTGACAAATGCATTTGTGGTTATTATGGGAAAGATTTGTTACCAACATGGACCTGTTCACCGGCAGTCCAATGTCTTTGGTTTCCATCAAACTGCACAAATATTACGACTGTGGGATGCTGTCCAACTTGTGCTG ATGTTCCTTCAACAAAGGCCCCATCAACAACCACTAGTCCTCCACGTAACACTTGTACAAAGGAAGGAATTGAATATCCAGAAGGGTCTGAGGTCGGCACAGATAGCTGCAACCCttgtatttgtattaaaattgGAGAACAAAATCCGGAATGGACATGTAGAATTGTTGATTGTCCTCAAATTACATGTTTATCACAGAAGTATATTCCCGGGCAGTGCTGTCCTGTTTGTGATG ataaaccacCAGATGAATGTGGACCcatttgtaaaatgttttgtgaAAATGGATTTCAAACTGATGAGAGGGGTTGTCCAATATGTACATGCAAAA ATAAACCACCAGATGAATGTGGACCcatttgtaaaatgttttgtgaAAATGGATTTCAAACTGATGAGAGGGGTTGTCCAATATGTACATGCAAAA cAACATCCACACCAGCCCCAACTACACCTAAATCATCAACATGCTCCTTCAATGGTATACAATACCAGCACATGAGCACCATTAAACAAACAGATTGTAAAACATGCGTATGCCAATACCAGTATGGAGGATATTTAGATTGGTCATGTCGTACAGAAGCCTGTGTGTACTGTGCAAATCCCAAAATGATTCCAGGACAGTGTTGTCCAGTGTGTGATG acACAACACCTCCACCAACGACTGTTCGACCTACTCTTCCTCCAAATACTG gacCATCGTTCAAACATTGTCCAAGTGGTACACTGATTATCAATACCCACAGAGAAAAGTTTATTGACATTCGTAGATCTGTGAACCTGACTGTGGTTGACAATTCTGGAAAAACATACAAGATTCAATACTCCAAGGAAATTATCGAGGCTGTTCCTTGCTCTTGCGGCAAAAACATTCATATTATTACAGCCCAGTCTCATCCCCCAGATCAGTATGGACGGTTTGCATCATGTCACATTACAGTTCATGTTGTCG ACAATCATCCACCAATGTACAGCACATGTCCATCAGAAATATCTGCATTTGAGGACGAAATTATTAGCTGGGACAAACCAGAAGCTTCAGACAACGTtggcataaaaaaagaaaattttatttctGATTATGAAAACAATAGCAAATTTCCAGAAGGCTCACATCTGCTCATGTATGTTGCTGTTGATCACGAGGGTAATGTCGCGGCCTGTCGTTTCCTCGTAGCTGTCTATAAGAGAG gaTCATCCGATCCGACTATGCCTAATCAATTGAAGAGAGACGATGAAGAAAATAAGAAAGATATGATTATAT TGCCCGTGATTGGTGTATTGGCAGTATTGATTCTTATCATAGCAATTATTCTAACAGCAATGTGCTGTCGTCGGCTGAAGAAAAAAGAGAATGCCCATCAAAATGGAAATGAACAAAATGCTTATGACAATGCTATCTACTCAACTGCAACTCCACCCAGAACTCCTCCTCCATCTTACGGTAAAACCGGTGGAATGAAACTTCCACCAAAGTACGTTTTGGGAGATGAAAAACCACCTCTGTATGAAGAAATGGATGTCAAGGTCTTCATGAAGAAGGGTGTACAGAATCCTGTCTACGACTCTTCAGATGAACTTGAAGTTAGGAACATAAAACTGAGAATGAGAGACGAGGCAGATGCTTAA